The Bacillota bacterium region AAATGATCTCCCGGAGCATTTCGTCGGTTCCGCCGCCAATGCGGTACAGCCTCACGTCACGCCAGATCCGCTGAACGTCGTACTCCATGACGTACCCATACCCGCCGTGCATCTGCAGCGCCTCGTCGGTGACCCCAAACGCCGTGCGGGCGGCCACCAGCTTGGCCATCATCACCTCTTTCACCGCGTCCAGCCCGTTCTGCACCCGCCAGGCCGCCCAGTAAAGGAGCTGCCGGGCTGCCTCTAGCTGCGCCACCATGTCGGCCAGGCGGTGCTGGATGGCCTGAAAGCGCCCGATAGGCTGCCCGAAGGCCTGCCGGGTGTTGACGTGGGAGACGGCCTGATCCACGGCCTCTTGGGCCATGGCGAGCACGCCCGCCGCAATGACCAGGCGCTCCCCGACCAGTTCCCACATGAGGTGGTAAAAGCCCCGGTTGAGTTGGCCCAGCAGGTCCTCCTCGGGCACGAAGCACTCCTCGAAGAGCAACTCTCCCGTGTCGGAGGAGTGCATGCCCACCTTGTCAAGGGTGCGAACCGTCTGAAAGCCCGGCGTGCCCCGCTCCACCAGGAAGAGGCTGATACCCCGCCGGCCCGCGGCCGGATCTGTCTTGGCGGCCACCACGAAGACGTCCGCGATGGCCCCGTTGGTGATGAACGTCTT contains the following coding sequences:
- a CDS encoding acyl-CoA dehydrogenase family protein, yielding MALAAQGAEAREVPGTAAALHPYFRPEHEAIRETVREVVARHLKPHAQEWERARAFPRTVFRTLGEYGLLGLRVPESLGGAGLDWFATIAFVEELHRCGMGGLPMGVMVHTDMAMPPILQFGTEEQQRRFVVPAVRGERVLAIAMTEPWAGSDLAGIRTTARRTAGGWVLNGTKTFITNGAIADVFVVAAKTDPAAGRRGISLFLVERGTPGFQTVRTLDKVGMHSSDTGELLFEECFVPEEDLLGQLNRGFYHLMWELVGERLVIAAGVLAMAQEAVDQAVSHVNTRQAFGQPIGRFQAIQHRLADMVAQLEAARQLLYWAAWRVQNGLDAVKEVMMAKLVAARTAFGVTDEALQMHGGYGYVMEYDVQRIWRDVRLYRIGGGTDEMLREIISREMGLRPSRVVRDEAD